In Candidatus Polarisedimenticolia bacterium, one DNA window encodes the following:
- a CDS encoding ferritin family protein gives MKRRFRDLSASEVLALAISLEEEDGRTLGEYARLLRPNYPKAAAGLDAMRAEEDGHRHRLINLFKQKFGEEIPLVRPEDIRGFVRHDPPPVWRPMGVEEVRRRVALRELETERFYSHAARNAKDAEMRQLLGDLAEEERRHEQVSALIDPAGQDVSERAEEARISRQLFLLQVVQPGLAGLMDGSVSTLAPLFAAAFATRQTWETFLIGMAASVGAGISMGFAEALSDDGSLTGRGRPLLRGLICGLMTFVGGVGHALPFLIPHFLTATTVATLVVVVELFVIAWIRNRYMDTPFLSATLQVVVGGVMVFLAGIFIGSA, from the coding sequence GTGAAACGCCGGTTCCGCGATCTCTCGGCGTCCGAAGTCCTGGCGCTGGCCATCTCGCTCGAAGAGGAGGACGGCCGCACGCTGGGCGAGTACGCGCGTTTGCTGCGCCCCAACTACCCGAAGGCGGCGGCCGGCCTCGACGCCATGCGCGCCGAGGAGGATGGTCACCGCCACCGGCTGATCAACCTCTTCAAGCAGAAGTTCGGGGAGGAGATTCCGCTGGTGCGCCCCGAGGACATCCGCGGCTTCGTGCGCCACGATCCCCCTCCCGTATGGCGCCCCATGGGAGTGGAAGAGGTGCGCCGGCGCGTGGCGCTCCGCGAGCTGGAGACCGAGCGCTTCTACAGCCACGCCGCCCGCAATGCCAAGGACGCGGAGATGCGGCAGCTCCTCGGGGATCTCGCCGAAGAGGAGCGCCGGCACGAGCAGGTCTCGGCGCTCATCGATCCGGCCGGGCAGGACGTCTCGGAGAGAGCGGAGGAGGCGCGGATCTCCCGCCAGCTGTTCCTGCTCCAGGTGGTCCAGCCGGGGCTGGCGGGCCTGATGGACGGATCGGTCTCCACGCTGGCGCCCCTGTTCGCCGCCGCCTTCGCCACCCGCCAGACCTGGGAGACCTTTCTCATCGGGATGGCGGCGTCGGTGGGCGCCGGAATCAGCATGGGCTTCGCCGAAGCGCTGTCCGACGACGGCAGTCTGACCGGCCGCGGCCGGCCGTTGCTGCGCGGCCTGATCTGCGGACTGATGACCTTCGTCGGAGGGGTGGGTCACGCGCTCCCCTTCCTGATTCCGCACTTCCTCACCGCCACCACGGTCGCGACTCTGGTGGTCGTGGTCGAGCTGTTCGTCATCGCCTGGATTCGCAACCGCTACATGGACACTCCCTTCCTCTCGGCCACGCTTCAGGTCGTGGTCGGAGGCGTCATGGTCTTTCTCGCCGGGATCTTCATCGGCAGCGCCTGA
- a CDS encoding PQQ-dependent sugar dehydrogenase — protein sequence MPTPRSLLLAPFLAGLLLLPAPEAEAALCDGISDASPTPLTTVRVVSGLLRPLFVTAPAGDVDRLFIVEQDGRIRILRNGALLANDFLNVASLTNSPADGGDNEQGLLGLAFHPNYAANGFVYIFHTDTSGTSNFLVRYTRDALDPDRADPTTRTILLTIPHPNFGNHNGGMLAFAPDDPHLYLGTGDGGSGCDPNGNAQNPASLSGKMLRIDVDAAPVTVETWALGLRNPWRWAFDRLTSDLYIADVGQLQWEEVDFRAAPRSPGDNYGWDYYEGTHCPNPSCPGGTCPAIPGLVLPVAEYDHSSGACSITGGYPYRGCRMSALGGTYFYADYCADFIKSFKMSGGVLTAAMDRTAELTPGGGLAITSITSFGEDARGEIYIVDRSGEVFKILPILPNLQVSGIGAAPFNLGLSGWDWENLAATSGHPIASYHVYRSSGNGSGTFNCVFQSPAPMWPGGDPATPALGSLFSYVVTALNAAGAQTSPGAASDGTPRSISPLACP from the coding sequence ATGCCGACTCCCCGATCTCTCCTCCTTGCCCCATTTCTCGCCGGCTTGCTTCTGCTCCCCGCCCCGGAGGCCGAAGCGGCCCTCTGTGACGGAATCTCCGACGCCTCCCCGACCCCGCTGACGACCGTTCGCGTCGTCTCGGGGCTTCTCAGGCCGCTGTTCGTGACGGCGCCCGCCGGCGACGTCGACCGTCTTTTCATCGTCGAGCAGGACGGCCGCATCCGGATCCTGCGCAACGGCGCGCTGCTGGCCAACGACTTCTTGAATGTCGCGTCCCTCACCAACTCTCCGGCGGACGGCGGCGACAATGAGCAAGGCCTCCTCGGGCTCGCTTTCCACCCGAACTACGCCGCGAACGGGTTCGTCTACATCTTCCACACCGACACCTCGGGCACGAGCAACTTCCTGGTCCGTTACACGCGCGACGCACTCGATCCCGATCGGGCCGATCCCACGACGCGCACGATCCTGCTCACGATCCCGCATCCGAACTTCGGGAACCACAACGGCGGGATGCTGGCCTTCGCCCCGGACGATCCACATCTATATCTCGGCACCGGCGACGGAGGCAGCGGCTGCGATCCGAACGGCAACGCCCAGAACCCGGCCTCCCTGTCCGGGAAAATGCTGCGGATCGACGTCGACGCGGCGCCCGTCACGGTCGAAACCTGGGCGCTGGGGCTCAGGAATCCCTGGCGGTGGGCGTTCGATCGGCTGACGTCGGATCTCTACATCGCCGACGTGGGTCAGCTTCAGTGGGAGGAAGTGGACTTCCGCGCGGCGCCCCGGTCGCCCGGGGACAATTACGGCTGGGACTATTATGAGGGAACCCACTGCCCCAATCCGTCCTGCCCCGGCGGCACTTGCCCCGCGATCCCGGGTCTCGTCCTGCCGGTGGCGGAATACGATCACAGCTCCGGCGCCTGCTCGATCACCGGGGGATATCCCTATCGGGGCTGCCGGATGTCGGCGCTCGGCGGAACCTATTTCTACGCCGATTACTGCGCCGATTTCATCAAATCCTTCAAGATGTCGGGCGGCGTCCTGACCGCCGCGATGGACCGCACGGCGGAGCTGACTCCCGGCGGCGGGCTGGCGATCACCTCGATCACGTCGTTCGGAGAAGACGCCCGGGGTGAGATCTACATCGTGGACCGCAGCGGCGAGGTCTTCAAGATCCTCCCGATCCTGCCGAATCTCCAGGTGTCCGGGATCGGCGCCGCGCCCTTCAATCTCGGCTTATCCGGCTGGGACTGGGAGAATCTGGCGGCCACGTCGGGACACCCCATCGCGAGCTACCACGTCTATCGATCCTCCGGAAACGGGAGCGGCACCTTCAACTGCGTCTTCCAGAGCCCGGCGCCCATGTGGCCGGGAGGAGACCCGGCGACGCCGGCGCTCGGCAGCCTGTTCTCCTACGTCGTGACCGCTCTCAACGCGGCGGGAGCGCAAACGAGCCCCGGCGCCGCCTCGGACGGGACGCCGCGCAGTATTTCCCCGTTGGCCTGTCCGTAA